A part of Synechococcus sp. KORDI-49 genomic DNA contains:
- the rdgB gene encoding RdgB/HAM1 family non-canonical purine NTP pyrophosphatase, whose product MKRLIIASGNQGKIREFQGLLGALPLDVQPQPSGLDIEETGASFAANARIKARAVAAACGEWSLADDSGLSVTALDGAPGVHSARYAPTDPERIAKLLDALGEVEDRSACFIAALCLAAPDGTVLLEVEGRCEGSITTEPRGDGGFGYDPVFEVSGTGLTFAEMPLSEKKHHGHRGRAFAQLEPGLRELLQAA is encoded by the coding sequence ATGAAACGTCTGATCATCGCCAGTGGAAACCAGGGCAAGATCCGCGAATTCCAGGGCCTGCTCGGCGCGCTTCCTCTGGACGTGCAACCCCAGCCCAGCGGTCTGGACATTGAGGAGACCGGCGCCAGTTTCGCCGCCAATGCCCGCATCAAGGCTCGGGCCGTGGCGGCCGCCTGTGGCGAATGGTCCCTGGCCGATGACTCGGGCCTGAGTGTCACGGCCCTGGACGGAGCCCCCGGTGTGCATTCGGCGCGCTATGCACCCACAGATCCCGAGCGGATCGCAAAACTGCTGGATGCTCTGGGTGAGGTTGAGGACCGTTCTGCCTGCTTTATCGCTGCCCTTTGCCTGGCCGCACCCGACGGGACGGTGCTGCTGGAGGTGGAGGGTCGCTGTGAGGGCTCGATCACCACTGAGCCCCGCGGCGACGGAGGCTTCGGCTACGACCCCGTCTTCGAGGTGTCGGGCACCGGCCTCACCTTCGCCGAGATGCCGCTCAGCGAAAAGAAGCATCACGGGCACCGGGGGCGGGCTTTCGCCCAGCTGGAACCAGGCCTCAGGGAGCTGCTTCAGGCCGCCTGA
- a CDS encoding SIMPL domain-containing protein (The SIMPL domain is named for its presence in mouse protein SIMPL (signalling molecule that associates with mouse pelle-like kinase). Bacterial member BP26, from Brucella, was shown to assemble into a channel-like structure, while YggE from E. coli has been associated with resistance to oxidative stress.) gives MQRIYIEGSSSWIKLRSSVRRTINLVLAALGTAMAATAVVPRTAAVQAQEPPCAGTVLQLSINETGPLSIDRFRFHLLLNGEGDREQAAMDQLNQRLSTLRLQLNPLVSGTLTVSSPTTSRQSSRVRVSGETKRGNYNTLIQSVGRLPGVRLVGMQSIPDQDDSETLKQSLMQAGLRRGKQEAERTAKAIGAARVKLIRINRTSIGGIPRPMLKSVSEDAPFRPDEAPDPEIAVRMQLDYCLF, from the coding sequence GTGCAGCGGATCTATATCGAAGGAAGCAGCAGCTGGATCAAGTTGCGCAGTTCAGTTCGTCGAACGATCAATCTCGTGCTTGCTGCACTGGGTACAGCCATGGCAGCAACAGCTGTTGTCCCCAGAACAGCTGCCGTGCAGGCTCAGGAGCCTCCTTGCGCTGGCACGGTGCTGCAGCTGTCGATCAACGAGACCGGCCCACTCTCCATCGATCGTTTCCGTTTCCATCTCCTGCTCAATGGTGAGGGAGATCGCGAGCAGGCGGCCATGGATCAGCTCAATCAGAGACTCTCAACGCTTCGCTTGCAGCTCAATCCCCTGGTATCAGGGACGCTCACGGTTTCTTCGCCCACCACATCCCGTCAGAGCAGCCGTGTGCGCGTGTCCGGTGAGACGAAAAGGGGGAACTACAACACACTGATTCAGTCGGTCGGACGGTTGCCCGGAGTTCGCCTTGTGGGGATGCAGTCGATCCCTGATCAGGACGATTCGGAGACGTTGAAGCAGAGCTTGATGCAGGCTGGTCTGCGGCGTGGCAAACAAGAAGCTGAGAGAACGGCCAAAGCCATCGGTGCAGCCAGGGTGAAGCTGATCCGCATCAACAGAACCAGCATCGGCGGCATTCCGCGGCCGATGCTGAAATCAGTTTCAGAGGATGCGCCATTCAGGCCGGATGAAGCTCCGGATCCAGAGATCGCGGTGCGCATGCAGCTGGATTACTGCCTGTTTTGA
- a CDS encoding Glu/Leu/Phe/Val dehydrogenase dimerization domain-containing protein, translating into MTTQTRPTPSVSVLAEHVSDHLSVFVVAEDTDAKRPANGGLRLLNYPSDEACIADGERLAGLMTHKHDLYGTGFAGGKIVARASEPAAVKDELINITAELLQSLDGAMITGCDLNTSLEDMERLTELTPHVLAAVGSPVDASAATAHGTLGAVEAVLETDLKTAKPGRALVHGCGAVGGTVARALVDHGWTVFTVDLSRERASIPGATPLPQGCSWWELKLDLLLPCSISGLIDAAMADALRTEAVVPAANAPFQNPQLADELRRRGIRVLPDPLVNAGAVIADSIERFSPEAWNNAGAEDVYSFVRCEVRQRAANYLSRRDQGLSVGAALVDVAESSSDPIGLSFGDAA; encoded by the coding sequence ATGACAACCCAAACAAGACCCACACCGAGTGTCTCGGTGCTTGCCGAGCACGTCTCGGATCACCTCTCGGTGTTCGTGGTGGCGGAGGACACCGACGCCAAGCGACCTGCCAACGGTGGCCTTCGTCTTCTCAATTACCCCAGTGATGAAGCCTGCATCGCTGATGGCGAACGTCTTGCAGGGTTGATGACCCACAAGCACGATCTCTATGGCACCGGTTTCGCCGGCGGCAAGATCGTGGCCCGGGCCTCGGAGCCTGCAGCGGTCAAGGATGAACTGATCAACATCACCGCCGAGCTGCTGCAGTCGCTCGACGGAGCCATGATCACCGGCTGTGACCTCAACACCAGCCTTGAGGACATGGAGCGGCTGACCGAGCTCACACCGCACGTGCTGGCTGCGGTCGGCAGTCCGGTGGATGCCAGTGCTGCCACGGCTCACGGCACCCTGGGCGCCGTCGAAGCCGTGCTGGAGACGGACCTGAAAACTGCCAAGCCCGGGCGCGCCCTGGTGCACGGATGCGGCGCGGTGGGAGGCACCGTCGCCCGCGCCCTGGTGGACCACGGCTGGACGGTCTTCACCGTGGATCTCAGTCGTGAACGGGCTTCCATACCCGGCGCGACGCCGCTGCCGCAGGGATGCTCCTGGTGGGAGCTGAAGCTGGACCTGCTGCTGCCCTGCTCCATCTCCGGCCTGATCGATGCAGCCATGGCAGACGCCCTCCGCACGGAGGCCGTAGTTCCGGCTGCCAACGCCCCCTTCCAGAACCCGCAACTGGCCGATGAGCTGCGCCGCCGTGGCATCCGTGTGCTGCCGGATCCCCTGGTGAATGCGGGTGCCGTGATTGCCGATTCCATCGAGCGGTTCTCCCCGGAGGCCTGGAACAACGCCGGTGCGGAGGACGTGTATTCCTTCGTGCGCTGCGAGGTCCGGCAGCGGGCCGCCAACTACCTGAGTCGGCGCGATCAGGGGCTCTCGGTTGGGGCTGCTCTGGTGGACGTGGCTGAATCCAGCAGCGACCCCATCGGCCTCAGCTTCGGAGATGCCGCATGA
- a CDS encoding BCCT family transporter has product MSDSAKTPRHWIRESPLWVGAGPLLIFLLVAAVDLTLAETFTSEGKAFVSSLLGGVWLWMVVVLFLIAMGMAISPLGSLRLGGPEAKPSLKFFDWCAVLICTLLAGGGVFWSAAEPLTHFQSPAPHFQGIEGSSAAAVDPALAVSFLHWGFLAWALVATTVTITFSILERRGEPLRPRTLLVPLLPKAMVEGPIGALADGLSVVAAIAGTVGPLGFLSLQLSNAAGKLPWLSDTAGMQSLVVVLLTAVFATSTVSGIQKGIKWLSELNVWLTLAMASGLLLLGPGWFLIQHFVSGFSTYLTHLPQMALNRTSANEGWVNGWTVFYWGWFLGYAPLMGLFTAGVSRGRTIRELVLAVAILCPLVTNIWFTLLGGTGMALELDKAGAISGPLAAEGHAGALLAILQQLPISGVFILVGLVLVVLFMCTSADSMSYAAAMVVSGRQEPPAALRLFWALIIGSLTLVLLRIGSGADSIDALQAFIVIAAVPVTPLVLGTLWSAPRLAWKELSRINTQSL; this is encoded by the coding sequence ATGTCTGATTCCGCCAAGACCCCACGCCACTGGATCCGGGAAAGCCCTCTCTGGGTCGGGGCCGGACCGCTGCTGATCTTTCTGCTGGTGGCTGCTGTCGATCTCACCCTGGCTGAAACCTTCACCAGCGAAGGCAAGGCCTTCGTGAGTTCCCTGCTGGGAGGTGTCTGGCTCTGGATGGTTGTGGTTCTGTTCCTGATCGCCATGGGCATGGCCATCAGCCCCCTCGGCAGCCTCAGGCTCGGAGGGCCCGAGGCAAAGCCCAGCCTGAAATTCTTTGACTGGTGTGCGGTGCTGATCTGCACCCTGCTGGCAGGGGGAGGAGTGTTCTGGTCCGCTGCCGAACCGCTCACCCATTTCCAGTCCCCGGCGCCCCATTTCCAAGGCATCGAAGGCAGCAGTGCGGCTGCGGTGGATCCGGCTCTTGCGGTCAGCTTTCTCCACTGGGGTTTTCTGGCCTGGGCTCTTGTCGCCACCACCGTGACGATCACCTTCTCGATCCTGGAGCGACGTGGTGAGCCACTCCGGCCGCGAACCCTGCTGGTGCCGTTGCTTCCCAAAGCCATGGTGGAGGGGCCGATCGGCGCACTTGCCGACGGACTCTCCGTGGTTGCTGCCATCGCAGGCACCGTCGGACCGCTGGGGTTCCTGTCGCTTCAGCTCAGCAATGCGGCGGGAAAACTGCCGTGGCTCAGTGACACGGCCGGCATGCAATCCCTGGTTGTTGTGCTGCTGACGGCGGTGTTCGCCACTTCAACGGTGAGTGGCATCCAGAAGGGCATCAAGTGGCTCTCTGAACTGAACGTATGGCTGACGCTGGCCATGGCGAGCGGACTGCTGCTGCTCGGCCCTGGCTGGTTTCTGATCCAGCACTTCGTGAGCGGATTTTCCACCTACCTGACGCATCTTCCCCAGATGGCTCTGAACCGGACCTCCGCCAACGAGGGCTGGGTCAATGGCTGGACCGTTTTCTATTGGGGCTGGTTTCTTGGATATGCACCCCTGATGGGCCTGTTCACTGCAGGAGTCAGCCGCGGACGAACCATCCGGGAGCTGGTGCTGGCCGTGGCGATCCTCTGTCCGTTGGTGACCAACATCTGGTTCACACTTCTCGGCGGCACCGGCATGGCCCTCGAGCTGGATAAAGCGGGGGCCATCAGCGGTCCCCTTGCCGCTGAGGGACACGCAGGAGCGCTGCTGGCGATCCTCCAGCAACTTCCCATCTCGGGAGTGTTCATCCTGGTGGGCCTGGTGCTGGTGGTGCTGTTCATGTGCACCAGTGCCGATTCGATGAGCTACGCCGCCGCGATGGTGGTGAGCGGTCGCCAGGAGCCCCCAGCCGCACTGCGCCTGTTCTGGGCTCTGATCATCGGCAGCCTGACGCTGGTGCTGCTGCGGATCGGATCGGGTGCCGATTCCATCGATGCCCTCCAGGCATTCATCGTGATTGCTGCCGTCCCGGTCACACCGCTCGTGCTCGGAACCCTGTGGAGCGCCCCCCGCCTGGCCTGGAAGGAGCTGTCGAGAATCAACACCCAATCTCTGTGA
- a CDS encoding TM0106 family RecB-like putative nuclease, translating to MGDTPPADNALTDRLLRSWLRCRRKAWLDRHGDAADRLWTAHRNLQLDDQQRCFAALLRQPPGRGEASCRDGAESVVGLRLKGTGPSGEPLEAHPPLLRRVKGQSRWGAFAYQPVIARQGRRLTREHQLPLALMGHLLEQVQDSPVQDLLVLGGSGRRLERDRVGLSSGLRRQLSEALRKLGQDLQRSQPPALAADRRKCSLCSWRVSCNAVAASEGHLSEVSGIGARRREMLMEIGIRGLEDLAAAEPDRLAAQMERFGDQHGVVARTLVAQARVQRDGRVERLLRSPAVPELETAPGVLLYDIESDPDARHDFLHGFVCLPRDSSGAWLPHAAKYHPVLMLQDHPEERSWRRLTCLLDRFASWPVLHYGETESLALRRMAQRQGLADADLTDLRQRLVDVHARVRSHWRLPLNSYGLKSVAAWRGFRWGQAGADGARALLWWRQWQGEGERRRGHSHALDRIFRYNRDDCLATWAVAEWLLKRDGAPDQEEPAETGGS from the coding sequence ATGGGTGACACCCCGCCTGCCGACAACGCTCTCACCGATCGTTTGCTGCGCAGCTGGCTGCGCTGTCGGCGCAAGGCGTGGCTGGATCGTCATGGTGATGCGGCTGATCGGTTGTGGACCGCGCATCGCAATCTTCAGCTCGATGATCAGCAGCGTTGTTTCGCGGCGCTTCTACGGCAGCCTCCCGGACGGGGAGAGGCGTCCTGTCGCGATGGTGCCGAGTCGGTTGTCGGTCTGCGCTTGAAGGGCACTGGTCCTTCCGGGGAGCCGCTCGAGGCCCATCCACCCCTGCTTCGACGGGTGAAGGGACAGAGCCGCTGGGGGGCTTTCGCCTACCAGCCGGTCATTGCCCGTCAGGGTCGTCGTCTCACCAGGGAACATCAGCTGCCCCTGGCCCTGATGGGCCATCTTCTGGAGCAGGTTCAGGACAGTCCTGTCCAGGACCTGCTGGTGCTGGGGGGATCCGGTCGGCGGCTGGAGCGGGACCGGGTCGGATTGTCTTCAGGTCTCCGTCGCCAGCTCAGCGAGGCTCTGCGAAAGCTGGGCCAGGATCTGCAGCGTTCCCAACCTCCGGCGCTGGCGGCGGATCGTCGCAAGTGTTCTCTCTGCAGCTGGCGAGTCAGTTGCAACGCCGTTGCCGCCTCCGAGGGGCATCTCAGTGAGGTGAGCGGCATCGGCGCCCGTCGGCGCGAAATGCTGATGGAGATCGGTATCCGCGGCCTCGAGGATCTGGCGGCGGCTGAACCCGATCGGCTGGCGGCGCAGATGGAACGCTTCGGCGATCAGCACGGCGTGGTGGCGCGCACATTGGTGGCCCAGGCACGGGTCCAGCGGGACGGCCGGGTGGAACGTCTGCTGAGGTCACCGGCTGTGCCGGAGCTTGAGACAGCGCCCGGAGTTCTGCTGTACGACATCGAGTCGGATCCCGACGCCCGTCACGATTTCCTGCATGGTTTCGTTTGCCTGCCCAGGGATTCCAGCGGGGCCTGGCTGCCGCATGCCGCGAAATACCACCCTGTCCTGATGCTTCAGGACCATCCGGAGGAACGCAGCTGGAGACGGTTGACGTGCTTGCTGGATCGATTCGCCTCCTGGCCCGTGCTGCATTACGGAGAAACGGAGTCTTTGGCCCTGCGACGCATGGCCCAGCGCCAGGGACTTGCGGATGCTGATCTCACCGACCTTCGGCAGCGGCTCGTGGATGTGCACGCCAGGGTGCGCAGCCACTGGCGCTTGCCGCTGAACAGCTACGGACTCAAATCCGTTGCGGCCTGGCGGGGATTCCGCTGGGGTCAGGCCGGCGCCGATGGGGCCCGTGCGCTGCTCTGGTGGCGTCAGTGGCAGGGGGAAGGTGAACGACGCCGGGGACATTCCCATGCCCTGGATCGGATCTTCCGGTACAACCGCGATGACTGTCTGGCGACCTGGGCTGTCGCTGAATGGTTGCTGAAGCGGGATGGTGCTCCTGATCAGGAGGAACCGGCAGAAACCGGCGGGTCCTGA
- a CDS encoding FAD-dependent oxidoreductase, whose amino-acid sequence MTQPSSLPSQAAVVIIGGGMAGLSCAASLARHGIGDVVLLEARTLAHARASSFGETRMFREMYSDPVLCRLAQEANRLWREEETHAGEQLRETHGLLFYGESWDEETIEGSIPGARRVMDDQGIPYEALRAEEIKARFPLNPKPDFTGLFEPTAGAVRSDKVIAHWTRTARNAGQQLIEHCPVAGIDPDGAGVTLENGHHISAGQVVVTSGIWSQLLLAPLGLAPKLEVWPMLWAHYTVDPALADRYPQWFCFQQKRGDDGGLYYGFPVLSHTADGRPRIKAGIDWAPQELRVAEPNAMATEPPPRLVELLDTFLFNNVEGVQERVETVMSPYSMTSDVNFVLDRLSPNLSLFTGGSGQAFKFAPLIGDSLARLASGNQPAVDLSCWSHQRTAVRL is encoded by the coding sequence ATGACCCAACCCTCCTCTCTGCCGTCCCAGGCCGCTGTCGTGATCATCGGCGGCGGAATGGCCGGGCTCAGCTGCGCCGCCTCCCTGGCCCGTCACGGCATCGGCGATGTGGTGCTGCTGGAGGCCAGGACCCTGGCCCATGCCAGGGCGAGCAGCTTCGGAGAAACCCGGATGTTCCGCGAGATGTACTCCGATCCGGTGCTCTGCAGGCTTGCTCAGGAGGCCAATCGCCTCTGGAGGGAGGAGGAAACCCATGCCGGAGAGCAACTGCGCGAAACGCACGGACTGCTCTTCTACGGCGAAAGCTGGGATGAGGAAACGATTGAGGGATCGATTCCCGGCGCCCGCCGCGTGATGGACGACCAGGGCATTCCCTATGAAGCCCTCCGTGCTGAAGAGATCAAGGCACGGTTTCCGCTGAACCCGAAACCGGACTTCACCGGACTGTTCGAGCCCACCGCCGGCGCGGTGCGCAGTGACAAGGTGATCGCCCACTGGACCCGCACCGCCCGCAACGCAGGTCAGCAGCTGATCGAACACTGCCCCGTGGCCGGCATCGATCCCGATGGCGCGGGCGTCACCCTCGAGAACGGCCATCACATCAGCGCAGGCCAGGTGGTGGTGACCAGCGGCATCTGGAGTCAGCTGCTTCTGGCTCCGCTGGGGCTGGCTCCGAAACTCGAGGTCTGGCCCATGCTCTGGGCCCATTACACCGTCGATCCGGCCCTGGCCGATCGCTATCCCCAGTGGTTCTGCTTCCAGCAGAAACGCGGGGACGACGGCGGTCTCTATTACGGCTTCCCCGTTCTCAGCCACACGGCTGATGGCCGCCCGCGGATCAAAGCCGGGATCGACTGGGCTCCCCAGGAGCTCCGCGTGGCCGAGCCCAATGCCATGGCCACGGAGCCGCCGCCAAGGCTTGTGGAACTGCTTGACACCTTTCTGTTCAACAACGTTGAAGGCGTGCAGGAGCGCGTGGAAACGGTGATGAGCCCCTACTCCATGACCAGTGATGTGAATTTCGTGCTGGATCGGCTCAGCCCGAATCTCAGCCTGTTCACGGGAGGCTCCGGTCAGGCCTTCAAGTTCGCCCCGTTGATCGGGGACTCCCTGGCACGACTGGCCAGTGGGAACCAACCCGCCGTTGATCTGTCCTGCTGGAGCCACCAGCGCACAGCTGTCCGTCTCTGA
- a CDS encoding SAM-dependent methyltransferase, whose amino-acid sequence MAIAMTTGYSAQTEGALLCIEAASDWALTCVDQLAVSDSHVLIDYGAADGGTAVGLWNQVLDRLHGNQPEAHLTLIGNDLPSNDNVALAENLALQIPRPAKPTVLVSARSFYEPSVGPNTVSFGFSATAMHWLSASPGQLETHTHVLASGDAEALERFTTQAMKDWTFILELRSRELKVGGRLLTVNLSRDGEGRYLGHNGGETRNVHDQLHQIWRGLADEGVISEEQYRSGTVLNFYKSPEEFMAPLKDTTSAPYRNGLRLVNERTVYVKCPYRRRWNENGDTAAFAAGLMATIRSWSRHSFASVAGDSVADQVYTQLEQRIAEAPSEWSLDYVEHHQIMEKVA is encoded by the coding sequence ATGGCCATCGCCATGACCACGGGTTACAGCGCGCAGACCGAAGGCGCACTCCTCTGCATCGAAGCCGCCTCGGACTGGGCCTTGACTTGTGTTGACCAACTGGCTGTCTCTGACAGTCACGTGCTGATCGATTACGGAGCCGCCGACGGCGGCACTGCCGTCGGTCTCTGGAATCAAGTGCTGGATCGCCTGCATGGCAACCAGCCCGAGGCCCACCTGACCCTGATCGGCAACGATCTGCCGAGCAATGACAACGTCGCTCTGGCCGAGAACCTGGCCCTGCAGATCCCGCGCCCTGCGAAACCGACGGTGCTGGTGAGTGCCCGCAGCTTCTACGAACCCTCCGTGGGGCCGAACACGGTGAGCTTCGGCTTCTCCGCCACCGCGATGCACTGGCTGAGTGCATCACCTGGCCAGCTGGAGACGCATACCCATGTGCTCGCCTCAGGGGATGCAGAAGCACTGGAGCGCTTCACAACCCAGGCGATGAAGGACTGGACGTTCATCCTCGAACTGCGCAGCCGCGAACTGAAGGTCGGCGGGCGCCTGCTGACCGTGAACCTCTCCCGCGATGGGGAAGGCCGCTATCTGGGTCACAACGGTGGCGAAACCCGCAACGTGCATGACCAGCTGCATCAGATCTGGCGTGGCCTGGCTGATGAAGGCGTGATCTCCGAGGAGCAGTACCGCAGTGGAACGGTTCTGAATTTCTACAAGTCTCCAGAGGAGTTCATGGCTCCGCTGAAGGACACCACCTCAGCGCCCTATCGCAACGGCCTGCGGCTGGTGAACGAACGCACGGTGTATGTGAAGTGCCCGTACCGCCGCCGCTGGAACGAGAACGGAGACACCGCTGCTTTTGCAGCAGGACTGATGGCCACCATCCGCAGCTGGAGCCGGCACAGCTTCGCCAGCGTGGCAGGAGACAGCGTCGCTGATCAGGTTTACACGCAGCTGGAGCAACGCATCGCTGAAGCTCCGAGTGAGTGGAGCCTGGATTACGTCGAGCACCACCAGATCATGGAGAAGGTCGCCTGA
- a CDS encoding folate-binding protein YgfZ, with protein sequence MTATLLWQDDFPLLRLEGPGARDFLQGQTSADLKEIPDGVLVQSCWLSATGRLRGLLEIRMDPTGADVLVLAGEADAITNGFDQVIFPADRVRVSAGRRQQRLQTLPDADTVAWLLPGQGLPKDCSDLPLADADALEQWRLLQGWPSSQELTGDTNPFELGLARRISLSKGCYLGQETMAKLASSGGVKQQLRCWSSTAAISAEAKLGCNGDRAGVVTSSLEVTPGQRWIGLALVRRQWLQEGELEGPEGQCLILQRPGGFQDPPVSAGSS encoded by the coding sequence ATGACCGCAACACTGCTCTGGCAGGACGACTTCCCGCTGCTGCGGCTGGAGGGGCCGGGAGCCCGTGACTTTCTCCAGGGTCAGACCAGTGCCGACCTCAAGGAGATTCCAGATGGTGTTCTGGTCCAGAGCTGCTGGCTGAGCGCCACAGGACGGCTGAGGGGGCTGCTGGAGATCCGGATGGATCCGACGGGCGCGGATGTTCTGGTGCTGGCTGGTGAGGCCGACGCCATCACCAATGGCTTCGATCAGGTGATCTTTCCGGCTGATCGCGTCCGCGTCAGCGCTGGCAGACGCCAACAGCGTCTTCAGACCCTTCCCGACGCTGACACCGTGGCCTGGCTGCTCCCGGGGCAGGGGCTTCCGAAGGACTGCTCGGACCTGCCACTGGCGGATGCTGATGCCCTCGAACAATGGCGACTCCTTCAGGGTTGGCCGTCGAGCCAAGAGCTGACAGGCGACACCAATCCCTTTGAACTTGGCCTGGCAAGGCGGATCAGCCTGTCAAAAGGTTGCTACCTCGGCCAGGAAACCATGGCCAAGCTGGCGTCGAGCGGTGGGGTGAAGCAGCAGCTGCGCTGCTGGAGCAGCACAGCTGCGATCAGTGCCGAAGCGAAACTCGGATGCAACGGTGACCGTGCTGGTGTCGTCACCTCCAGCCTGGAGGTGACGCCAGGTCAACGCTGGATCGGTCTTGCGCTGGTGCGCCGGCAATGGCTGCAGGAAGGGGAGCTTGAGGGACCGGAAGGTCAATGTCTGATCCTTCAGCGGCCTGGAGGGTTTCAGGACCCGCCGGTTTCTGCCGGTTCCTCCTGA
- a CDS encoding phosphoglucomutase/phosphomannomutase family protein — MSSAPLPLHPAPIRFGTDGWRGVLGVDITVERLLRVAAAAAQELAHRAPAGLESRTVVIGYDRRFLAPELAEAITAAVRGSELEPLLTETAVPTPACSWAVVERRALGALVITASHNPSEWLGLKIKGPFGGSVEGDFTAAVERRLAAAGITAPIQGTIHRFDGRREHLEGLRRKLDLTALREGLRSMNLKVIVDPMHGSAAGCVSELLDCSGDGLVEEIRSERDPLFGGHPPEPLAPYLSQLITAVQASTAAGTPAVGLVFDGDGDRIAAVDETGRFCSTQLLMPLLIDHLARARQLPGTVVKTVSGSDLMRLVAEGLGREVQELPVGFKYIAAEMLAGEVLIGGEESGGVGFGMHLPERDALFAAMLVLEALVESGQPLGARLNDLQQRHGGASHYDRLDLRLADMDARRRLETLLADAPPEEVAGTAVQSVISTDGIKLRLGPSHWLMLRFSGTEPLLRLYCEAPDAERVNAVLSWARRFAEAA, encoded by the coding sequence ATGTCCTCAGCCCCCCTGCCTCTGCACCCTGCTCCGATCCGATTCGGCACCGATGGCTGGCGTGGCGTTCTCGGGGTGGACATCACGGTGGAACGCCTGCTGCGTGTGGCGGCGGCAGCGGCTCAGGAACTCGCCCATCGCGCCCCGGCAGGCCTTGAGAGTCGCACCGTCGTGATCGGCTATGACCGGCGCTTTCTGGCACCTGAACTGGCCGAGGCGATCACAGCCGCCGTCCGCGGCAGCGAGCTGGAACCACTGCTCACCGAGACAGCTGTGCCCACACCCGCCTGCAGCTGGGCGGTCGTTGAGCGACGTGCCCTGGGCGCTCTGGTGATCACCGCCAGTCACAATCCCTCCGAATGGCTGGGGCTCAAGATCAAGGGGCCCTTCGGTGGTTCGGTGGAGGGTGACTTCACCGCCGCTGTGGAGAGACGACTGGCTGCCGCTGGGATCACAGCTCCGATTCAGGGAACGATCCACCGCTTCGACGGAAGGCGGGAGCATCTGGAGGGTCTGCGCCGCAAACTCGATCTGACGGCCCTGAGAGAGGGACTCAGGTCCATGAACCTGAAGGTGATCGTCGACCCGATGCATGGCTCGGCGGCGGGATGTGTCTCCGAGCTTCTGGACTGCTCCGGCGATGGTCTGGTGGAGGAGATCCGCAGTGAGCGCGACCCACTGTTCGGCGGTCATCCGCCGGAACCGCTGGCTCCTTACCTGAGCCAGCTGATCACTGCGGTGCAGGCTTCAACGGCAGCGGGGACGCCGGCGGTCGGACTCGTGTTCGACGGAGACGGAGATCGGATCGCCGCTGTGGATGAAACGGGCCGGTTCTGCAGCACCCAGCTGCTGATGCCGCTCCTGATTGATCATCTGGCTCGGGCCAGGCAACTGCCTGGAACCGTGGTGAAGACCGTGAGTGGCTCGGACCTGATGCGCCTGGTGGCCGAGGGGCTCGGGCGCGAGGTTCAGGAGCTGCCCGTGGGTTTCAAATACATCGCTGCGGAAATGCTGGCGGGTGAGGTCCTCATCGGCGGAGAGGAATCAGGCGGTGTCGGATTCGGAATGCACCTACCCGAGCGAGACGCCCTGTTCGCGGCGATGCTGGTGCTGGAAGCCCTGGTGGAGAGCGGGCAACCGCTTGGGGCACGTCTGAATGACCTGCAGCAGCGCCACGGCGGAGCCAGCCATTACGACCGGCTCGACCTGCGGCTGGCCGATATGGACGCCCGCCGGCGGCTGGAGACCCTGCTGGCGGATGCACCACCGGAGGAGGTCGCCGGCACCGCCGTGCAGAGCGTGATCAGCACGGACGGCATCAAGCTCCGACTGGGACCGAGCCACTGGCTCATGCTGCGCTTCTCGGGCACCGAGCCGTTGCTGCGTCTCTACTGCGAAGCCCCCGATGCCGAACGGGTCAACGCCGTGCTGAGCTGGGCCCGACGCTTCGCCGAAGCCGCATGA